Proteins encoded within one genomic window of Dermatophilus congolensis:
- a CDS encoding PI-PLC domain-containing protein: protein MSSRAMKVSIAAVVAAGSFLAASPVHAAPATPSNPASQRPVYAIAHRVLTVKGVDDAVKLGANAIEIDLTARKSGWSADHDGLPTSAGDSAETMFKHIAAKKKAGSNISFIWLDIKNPDYCKSGEAGSKCSIDHLRDLARNTFEKEGVRALYGFYKTAGAAAWNTITHDLNDKEAVALSGPTETVLSDYNKSKKPVPVNKRIADYGFFNLRLGFGSCTGTAKKTCDQLRLSNEARDKGKLGKVFGWTVTGKQKDIVSDLLGKAHVDGLIAGFKATNFYEHPDSKASLKNIHDWVAAHPQTHRMATANDKPW, encoded by the coding sequence ATGTCTTCTCGCGCCATGAAAGTTTCTATCGCCGCCGTTGTGGCCGCTGGCTCTTTCCTTGCCGCTAGCCCGGTTCACGCCGCGCCTGCCACTCCTAGTAACCCTGCTTCACAGCGCCCGGTGTACGCCATCGCTCACCGCGTGCTCACCGTTAAAGGTGTCGATGATGCAGTCAAGCTCGGGGCTAACGCTATCGAGATTGACCTGACGGCTCGTAAGTCTGGGTGGTCCGCAGACCACGATGGCCTACCCACGAGCGCGGGAGATTCTGCCGAAACGATGTTCAAACACATCGCCGCCAAGAAAAAGGCAGGCAGCAACATCTCTTTCATCTGGCTGGACATCAAGAACCCCGATTACTGCAAGTCCGGCGAAGCAGGCTCCAAGTGCTCCATCGACCACTTGCGTGACCTGGCCCGTAACACGTTTGAAAAAGAAGGCGTGCGCGCCCTGTACGGGTTCTACAAGACCGCTGGTGCTGCGGCTTGGAACACCATCACTCACGACCTGAACGACAAAGAGGCCGTGGCGCTCAGCGGGCCCACCGAGACGGTTTTGTCTGACTACAACAAGTCGAAGAAACCTGTCCCGGTTAACAAGCGAATCGCGGACTACGGTTTCTTCAACCTGCGTCTTGGTTTTGGTTCGTGCACCGGGACAGCGAAGAAGACCTGCGACCAGCTTCGTTTGTCTAACGAGGCCAGGGACAAGGGCAAGCTCGGAAAGGTGTTCGGCTGGACAGTCACCGGAAAGCAGAAGGACATCGTTTCGGACTTGCTCGGTAAGGCCCACGTCGATGGCTTGATTGCCGGTTTCAAGGCCACGAACTTCTACGAGCACCCCGACTCCAAGGCGTCATTGAAGAACATCCACGACTGGGTAGCTGCGCACCCGCAGACGCACCGGATGGCAACCGCGAACGACAAGCCGTGGTGA
- a CDS encoding 3-hydroxyisobutyryl-CoA hydrolase, whose amino-acid sequence MSGGVDVLPVFGRVQGACGVVTLNRPQAINALSVEMVRLVTGMLRVWESDDRVEVVVLRGAGERGFCAGGDVRRQRELALAGGTSRLDALAFWQEEYALDGLVASYSKPVVAVMDGVTMGGGVGLSGFADVRVVTSFSKVAMPELTIGFFPDVGATRLLASAPGELGTHLALTGHVMDAADAIAVGLADVFVDTSVDGGAVDALVERLGAGRSALADLVGDDPGPSALLESAQWVDRCYAGSDPVAIVQALRSSGVEAAGVAADVIESRSPLAVHIALRALREAAAMSCLEEVLARDALLARWFTDCPDFHEGVRAQLVDKDRSPRWMHGSLSEVRQAEVEAAFEAH is encoded by the coding sequence GTGAGTGGTGGCGTCGATGTGTTGCCGGTGTTTGGTCGAGTGCAGGGCGCGTGTGGGGTGGTGACGCTGAACCGGCCGCAGGCGATTAATGCATTGAGTGTGGAGATGGTGCGCCTGGTGACGGGGATGTTGCGGGTGTGGGAGAGCGATGATCGGGTGGAAGTGGTGGTTTTGCGTGGTGCGGGTGAGCGGGGGTTTTGCGCTGGGGGTGATGTGCGTCGTCAGCGGGAGTTGGCCTTGGCTGGTGGTACGAGCCGGTTGGATGCATTGGCTTTTTGGCAGGAAGAGTATGCGTTGGATGGGCTGGTGGCCTCGTATTCCAAGCCAGTGGTTGCGGTGATGGATGGGGTCACGATGGGTGGTGGTGTGGGGTTATCTGGTTTTGCTGATGTGCGGGTGGTGACGTCTTTCTCGAAGGTGGCTATGCCGGAGTTGACGATTGGGTTTTTCCCTGATGTGGGGGCGACGCGGTTGTTGGCGTCGGCGCCTGGGGAGTTGGGGACGCATCTGGCGTTGACGGGGCATGTGATGGATGCTGCGGATGCGATCGCGGTGGGGTTGGCGGATGTGTTTGTGGATACTTCGGTAGATGGTGGTGCGGTGGATGCGCTGGTGGAGCGTTTGGGTGCTGGTCGTAGTGCTCTAGCGGATCTGGTTGGGGATGATCCGGGGCCGTCGGCGTTGTTGGAGTCTGCGCAGTGGGTGGATCGTTGTTATGCGGGTTCGGATCCGGTGGCGATTGTTCAGGCGCTGCGCAGTAGTGGTGTGGAGGCTGCCGGTGTTGCTGCGGATGTGATCGAGTCGCGTTCTCCGTTGGCGGTGCATATTGCGTTGCGCGCGCTTCGTGAGGCTGCGGCGATGTCCTGTTTGGAGGAGGTTCTTGCGCGGGATGCGTTGTTGGCCAGGTGGTTTACGGATTGTCCTGATTTTCATGAGGGTGTTCGTGCCCAGCTTGTTGATAAGGATCGTTCTCCGCGGTGGATGCATGGTTCGTTGAGTGAGGTGAGGCAGGCGGAGGTGGAGGCTGCTTTCGAGGCACACTAG
- a CDS encoding response regulator transcription factor, whose amino-acid sequence MRVLVVEDDLAMAGLISTALTDQGFAVDMEHEGHAGLAAASGTGYDVVILDIMLPGLSGYRIVEKLRERGNWTPVLMLTAKDGPYDEADAFDLGADDYLTKPFDVVVLLARLRALVRRGAPARPATLMLGDLSLDPSTHRVYRGDKEVRLTAKEFAVLEFFMRHPGQLLTKKQILEGVWDAEFTGDVNIVEVYVGYLRKKLDTAFGRASFETIRGAGYRLVNDLV is encoded by the coding sequence GTGCGTGTACTCGTCGTCGAAGACGACCTGGCTATGGCAGGTCTCATCTCGACAGCGTTGACCGACCAAGGATTTGCGGTCGATATGGAGCATGAAGGACATGCCGGTTTAGCCGCCGCGTCCGGTACGGGGTATGACGTTGTCATCCTCGACATCATGCTGCCCGGGCTGTCTGGCTATCGGATCGTCGAGAAGCTGCGTGAACGGGGAAATTGGACCCCGGTGCTGATGCTTACCGCTAAAGATGGTCCCTATGACGAGGCGGATGCCTTCGATTTAGGTGCTGACGACTACCTCACCAAACCATTTGACGTGGTTGTGCTGCTGGCTCGTTTGCGCGCGCTTGTTCGGCGAGGCGCTCCTGCTCGTCCGGCCACGCTCATGCTTGGTGACCTTTCCTTGGACCCCTCGACGCACCGTGTTTACCGCGGCGATAAAGAGGTTCGGCTTACCGCCAAAGAGTTCGCAGTCCTGGAATTCTTTATGCGCCACCCAGGACAACTCCTGACCAAAAAGCAGATTCTCGAAGGTGTGTGGGATGCGGAGTTCACCGGCGATGTAAACATCGTCGAGGTGTACGTCGGCTACCTGCGCAAGAAACTCGACACCGCTTTTGGGCGTGCATCTTTCGAGACCATCCGCGGTGCCGGCTACCGACTCGTCAACGACCTCGTCTGA
- a CDS encoding efflux RND transporter permease subunit, translated as MSALTRFSLKNRALIALITLFVFLGGIFTSGALRRELIPSLELPVVAVLTPVPGSSSNVIEEQVSRPLEAAILAVPNIKKVQSTSGDSTSSILVTFEYGTNLPDTQARIQRAVLGVPNLPEGSSPTVITGSIADFPIMQLSASGALHGDALAQRLRDHVIPTLEDIPGVRSVTISGIGVQNVSISLNKNKMKDAGLTTASVTAALQASGVTIPGGNITQGTTELNVQVGRKITSLDQLRKLPVSDATGAGALTGAMPIPGRGGGGAAAPIPAAPTSTNTPTPEPTNTTAPSTSAPTSTAPQPTPTNPPTTLPTGFPTALPTLPGGLPSIPGGLPTFPGKFPPIPGGIPRLPGGLPSIPGGFPTKPTPTAPTVTQLGDIATIAFTPSDNISIARTNGKPSIALSVVKKPDASTVDISHAITDKLPQLSTRIPNGSMNVVFDQAPYIEQSIDDLLHEGLLGLGMAVLVVFTFLLSIRLTLVTAVSIPASLMVAMIGLKASNNTLNILTLGALTIAIGRVVDDSIVVVENIARKLDLGLPRIEAITTAVREVAGAVTASTIVTVAVFLPIGVVGGQAGELFRPFAITVGIAMLASLLVSLTIVPVLAYWFIRPTTAPRRRWLTHRRTTPATPTESHNHENGWMERLYIPTLHLALRRPIITMLIALFALATAGIGATGLKTQFIGSSAQNSIQITQTMPAGSTNEAVNTAATTVEKTLTNTPGVKTTMLTIGGSGLRMLGGSARTAQHALTLEEGTDSQTLTASLRAKLDTLNDIGEIRIGATGGPTNSQNVEIHIQGPDDDTLHAASEGLLTTVRRLEGVAQAHSDLGERVPSLHIDVNRSKALAKSVNETQIGKAVADAVKGRTIGKIEIGAAEHDLIIREGTAPTDQEAIANLVIGKDHKGKDVHVEDVADLKRETIPAAIHRIDGNRAVVITVTPADNDLGALTNRIRTALNTTTLPAGATATIGGAASDQAEAFNQLGLATLAAIAITYVVMVATFGSLAQPFMLLISIPFAGIGAVLALLLTGTPLGVPAFIGILMLVGIVVTNAIVLIDRVNQHRNDAMPVREAVIAGARNRLRPIIMTALATILALAPMAASVTGGGAFISQPLALVVIGGLLSSTLLTLVIVPVLYVLLDALLTRLHRQHGSEKNQPTSPTTQTPETNPPRHAR; from the coding sequence GTGAGCGCCCTCACACGATTCAGCCTCAAAAACCGTGCACTCATTGCGCTCATAACCCTCTTTGTCTTCCTCGGCGGCATCTTCACCTCAGGGGCACTACGCCGCGAACTCATCCCCTCCCTCGAACTGCCCGTTGTCGCCGTACTGACCCCCGTCCCCGGCAGCAGCTCCAACGTCATCGAAGAACAAGTCAGCCGCCCCCTCGAAGCAGCCATCCTGGCTGTACCCAACATCAAAAAAGTCCAATCAACCTCCGGCGACAGCACCTCCAGCATCCTGGTCACCTTCGAATACGGCACCAACCTGCCCGACACCCAAGCCCGCATCCAACGAGCCGTCCTCGGCGTGCCCAACCTGCCCGAAGGCAGCAGCCCCACCGTCATCACTGGCAGCATCGCTGACTTCCCCATCATGCAACTCTCGGCCTCCGGAGCCCTCCACGGAGATGCCCTCGCCCAACGCCTGCGCGACCACGTCATCCCCACCCTCGAAGACATCCCCGGAGTCCGCTCAGTCACCATCAGCGGTATCGGCGTCCAAAACGTCAGCATCTCCCTGAACAAAAACAAGATGAAAGACGCCGGACTGACCACCGCATCAGTCACCGCCGCCCTCCAAGCCAGCGGCGTGACCATCCCCGGCGGAAACATCACCCAAGGCACAACCGAACTGAACGTGCAGGTCGGCCGCAAAATCACCAGCCTCGACCAACTGCGCAAACTGCCCGTCTCCGATGCCACCGGAGCAGGAGCGCTCACCGGCGCAATGCCCATCCCCGGACGAGGCGGTGGGGGAGCGGCAGCACCCATCCCCGCAGCACCCACCAGCACCAACACCCCCACACCCGAACCCACTAACACCACCGCCCCCAGCACCTCTGCCCCCACCAGCACTGCACCGCAACCAACCCCCACCAACCCACCCACCACACTGCCCACCGGATTCCCCACAGCCTTACCCACCCTGCCCGGCGGCCTGCCATCCATCCCCGGCGGCCTTCCAACCTTTCCCGGAAAATTCCCCCCAATCCCCGGCGGCATACCCCGCCTACCAGGCGGACTGCCATCCATCCCCGGCGGATTCCCCACCAAACCCACACCAACCGCTCCCACCGTCACCCAACTCGGTGACATCGCCACCATCGCCTTCACCCCCAGCGACAACATCAGCATCGCCCGCACCAACGGCAAACCCAGCATCGCCCTATCCGTCGTCAAAAAACCCGACGCCTCCACCGTCGACATCTCCCACGCCATCACCGACAAGCTGCCCCAACTCAGCACCCGTATTCCCAACGGCAGCATGAACGTCGTCTTCGACCAAGCCCCCTACATCGAACAATCCATCGACGACCTCCTCCACGAAGGACTCCTCGGACTGGGCATGGCCGTCCTCGTCGTCTTCACCTTCCTCCTATCCATCCGCCTCACCCTCGTCACCGCCGTCTCCATCCCCGCCTCGCTCATGGTCGCCATGATCGGCCTGAAAGCCAGCAACAACACCCTCAACATCCTCACCCTCGGCGCCCTGACTATCGCCATCGGACGCGTTGTCGATGACTCCATCGTCGTCGTCGAAAACATCGCCCGAAAACTCGACCTCGGCCTACCCCGCATCGAAGCGATCACCACCGCCGTACGCGAAGTCGCCGGCGCCGTCACCGCCTCCACCATCGTCACCGTCGCCGTGTTCCTACCCATCGGGGTCGTCGGCGGACAAGCAGGAGAACTCTTCCGCCCCTTCGCCATCACCGTGGGCATCGCCATGCTCGCCTCACTCCTGGTTTCCCTCACAATCGTGCCCGTCCTGGCCTACTGGTTCATCCGCCCCACCACCGCCCCCCGACGCCGCTGGCTCACCCACCGCCGCACCACACCCGCCACCCCCACCGAATCGCACAACCACGAAAACGGCTGGATGGAACGCCTCTACATCCCCACCCTCCACCTAGCTCTACGCCGACCCATCATCACCATGCTCATCGCCCTATTCGCCCTGGCCACCGCCGGAATAGGAGCCACCGGACTCAAAACCCAATTCATCGGATCCAGCGCCCAAAACTCCATCCAAATCACCCAAACCATGCCCGCCGGATCCACCAACGAAGCCGTCAACACCGCCGCAACCACCGTCGAAAAAACCCTCACCAACACACCCGGAGTCAAAACCACCATGCTCACCATCGGCGGTTCTGGCCTACGCATGCTCGGCGGCAGCGCCCGCACCGCCCAACACGCCCTCACCCTCGAAGAAGGCACCGACTCCCAAACCCTCACTGCATCCCTGCGAGCCAAACTCGACACCCTCAACGACATCGGCGAAATCCGCATCGGTGCCACCGGAGGCCCCACCAACTCCCAAAACGTCGAAATCCACATCCAAGGCCCCGACGACGACACCCTCCACGCCGCCTCCGAAGGACTCCTAACCACCGTGCGCCGCCTCGAAGGCGTCGCCCAAGCACACAGCGACCTCGGCGAACGCGTCCCCAGCCTCCACATCGACGTCAACCGCAGCAAAGCCCTAGCCAAAAGCGTCAACGAAACCCAGATCGGCAAAGCCGTCGCCGACGCCGTCAAAGGCCGCACCATCGGCAAAATCGAAATAGGCGCCGCCGAACACGACCTCATCATCCGCGAAGGCACCGCTCCCACCGACCAGGAAGCCATCGCCAACCTCGTCATCGGAAAAGATCACAAAGGCAAAGACGTCCACGTCGAAGACGTCGCCGACCTCAAACGCGAAACAATCCCCGCAGCCATCCACCGCATCGACGGCAACCGCGCCGTCGTCATCACCGTCACCCCCGCCGACAACGACCTCGGCGCACTCACAAACCGCATCCGCACCGCCTTGAACACCACCACCTTGCCCGCCGGAGCCACCGCCACCATCGGCGGCGCCGCCTCCGACCAAGCCGAAGCCTTCAACCAACTCGGCCTAGCCACCCTGGCAGCCATCGCCATCACCTACGTCGTCATGGTCGCCACCTTCGGCAGCCTCGCCCAACCATTCATGCTCCTCATCTCTATCCCCTTCGCTGGCATCGGCGCCGTCCTCGCCCTCCTGCTCACCGGAACCCCCCTAGGCGTACCCGCCTTTATCGGCATCCTCATGCTGGTAGGCATCGTTGTCACCAACGCCATCGTCCTCATCGATCGCGTTAACCAGCACCGCAACGACGCAATGCCCGTCCGTGAGGCCGTCATCGCCGGCGCCCGCAATCGACTACGCCCCATCATCATGACCGCGCTAGCGACCATCCTTGCCCTGGCCCCCATGGCCGCAAGCGTTACCGGCGGCGGCGCCTTTATCTCCCAGCCCCTCGCCCTCGTCGTCATCGGAGGGCTGCTCAGCTCCACCCTCCTCACCCTGGTCATCGTTCCCGTTCTTTACGTCCTACTCGATGCGCTCCTGACCCGACTCCACCGACAACACGGCAGCGAGAAGAACCAACCAACATCACCCACAACACAAACACCAGAAACCAATCCACCCCGCCACGCCCGGTAG
- a CDS encoding sodium:proton antiporter has product MLLSIAVFPLVPAAAHIWENPRNQLMLSLVLGVPVAVWFILAGSGMQVLATAIEYTQFIMLLLALFVVSGGIYLRGDLAARPATNTAFLAVGGLLASFIGTTGAAMLLIRPILNTNRERRFRAHTVVFTILVVANCGGVLTPLGDPPLFLGFLRGVPFTWTFHLIVEWLFVNAMLLGTYFLLDRRLHSRESAADLARDETEKTPLRIDGAVNFAWFALVIAAVAAAPSVDIHAIEAGHAEPLQWLPLRELIFAVAALASLRTTSRETRYEQNSFSWSPIAEVAALFVGIFLTMMPALRYLEAVAPKLPLNEVTFFVFSGGLSSVLDNAPTYATFFSMAAQLPGDLRIAGVPEPYLVAISLGSVFCGAITYIGNGPNFMVKSVAESRQVCMPSFGGYMVWTMRYLVPVLAAMVMIFVVGGPLWSTAGVAIAALSIGMTAAGVGTPALDGDKTDSHVEN; this is encoded by the coding sequence ATGTTGCTCAGCATCGCGGTGTTCCCTCTGGTGCCAGCCGCAGCACACATATGGGAAAACCCACGAAACCAACTGATGCTGTCTTTGGTGCTCGGAGTGCCAGTTGCCGTGTGGTTCATCCTGGCCGGTTCAGGGATGCAGGTTCTTGCCACAGCTATCGAATACACCCAGTTCATCATGCTGTTACTGGCGTTATTCGTGGTCTCTGGCGGGATCTACTTACGCGGTGATCTTGCTGCCAGGCCAGCAACTAACACCGCCTTCCTGGCCGTCGGTGGTTTGCTCGCCAGCTTCATCGGCACCACCGGAGCTGCGATGCTGCTTATCCGCCCCATCCTCAACACCAACCGTGAACGGCGATTTCGTGCACACACAGTGGTATTCACCATTCTTGTGGTGGCCAACTGTGGCGGTGTGCTCACACCACTAGGTGACCCACCACTATTCCTTGGATTCCTGCGGGGAGTGCCATTCACCTGGACGTTCCATCTGATCGTGGAATGGCTATTCGTCAACGCGATGCTGCTAGGAACCTACTTCTTACTAGATCGTCGCTTGCACAGCCGTGAATCCGCTGCCGATCTAGCCCGCGACGAAACAGAGAAAACGCCACTACGCATCGACGGCGCCGTGAACTTCGCATGGTTTGCCTTAGTGATCGCAGCAGTGGCAGCGGCACCGTCAGTAGACATCCATGCAATCGAAGCTGGTCACGCAGAACCACTGCAGTGGCTGCCGTTACGTGAACTGATTTTCGCGGTCGCTGCGCTCGCCTCACTGCGCACCACCAGCCGTGAAACCAGATACGAACAGAACAGCTTCTCCTGGAGCCCTATAGCCGAGGTTGCGGCCTTGTTCGTAGGGATCTTCCTGACAATGATGCCTGCCCTGCGCTACCTGGAAGCAGTGGCGCCGAAACTACCGCTCAACGAAGTGACATTCTTCGTTTTCTCCGGTGGGCTCTCCTCAGTGTTGGACAACGCACCCACATATGCCACGTTCTTCAGCATGGCTGCACAGCTGCCAGGAGACCTGCGAATCGCAGGAGTGCCCGAGCCGTACCTCGTGGCGATCAGCCTCGGATCAGTGTTTTGCGGCGCGATCACGTACATCGGCAACGGACCAAACTTCATGGTGAAGTCAGTTGCCGAATCACGTCAGGTATGCATGCCCTCCTTCGGGGGCTACATGGTGTGGACAATGCGATACCTAGTCCCGGTGCTAGCCGCCATGGTGATGATTTTCGTAGTTGGCGGTCCCCTATGGTCCACAGCCGGGGTAGCAATAGCTGCGCTTTCTATAGGCATGACCGCTGCGGGAGTAGGTACGCCAGCTCTTGACGGAGACAAAACAGACTCACACGTAGAAAACTGA
- a CDS encoding sensor histidine kinase: MLALVIPLLALLGLASVMVQRSLDREFGGRLLENSKLIAAQLVLGGPDALDIEQLGPDMHRVTLRVTDERGRVVIAHPSQAQAPIAPTQVPFTRRPVLEGTNMLPWGPQMQLMYSTHDVRHGKHIYRISLSIPLAGQVAAVRVFTEVSLAVLPMLLLGAGVVVWLATGRALKPVEEMRLAAERISAQNLTARLPVAPHDDEVTRLANTLNDMLSRLEKGRDRQRQFVSDASHELRSPLTNLQASIQLGQAAGSAQRWNELAPIMEAESARLAHLVDDLLTLSRSDERGGMQLEFEDVDLDDVAYGEVMALRSAGQVNVVYDLVPARVTGAQDALARAVRNLSTNATRAAKSRVRISTSIDGQWALLAVEDNGQGVPESERERIFDRFVRLDEARHRDAGGSGLGLPIVSEIIRAHSGTVKVDSSPSLGGARFTLRIPLQT, from the coding sequence TTGCTGGCTCTCGTGATCCCGCTGCTAGCACTGCTGGGGTTAGCCAGTGTGATGGTGCAGCGCTCACTGGACCGTGAGTTCGGTGGCCGTCTGCTGGAAAACAGCAAGCTCATCGCCGCCCAGTTAGTTCTCGGTGGCCCAGATGCACTCGATATCGAGCAGCTGGGCCCCGACATGCACCGAGTGACCTTGCGGGTAACCGATGAGCGGGGGCGGGTCGTGATCGCTCATCCCTCACAGGCGCAAGCTCCGATTGCTCCCACACAGGTGCCGTTCACACGACGCCCTGTGTTGGAAGGCACAAACATGTTGCCGTGGGGCCCGCAAATGCAGTTGATGTATTCGACTCACGATGTACGCCACGGCAAGCACATCTACCGCATCTCGCTGTCGATCCCTCTTGCTGGTCAAGTCGCGGCCGTACGGGTGTTCACAGAGGTCTCTCTGGCGGTCCTGCCCATGCTGTTGCTCGGTGCAGGTGTGGTGGTGTGGCTAGCGACGGGGCGGGCGTTGAAACCTGTTGAAGAGATGCGGCTAGCCGCCGAGAGAATCAGCGCCCAAAACCTCACCGCGCGGCTGCCGGTAGCACCTCATGACGATGAAGTAACCCGCTTAGCAAACACACTCAACGACATGTTGAGTCGCCTTGAGAAGGGCCGCGATCGTCAACGCCAATTCGTTTCCGACGCGAGCCACGAACTACGTTCACCGCTGACGAACCTGCAGGCTTCGATTCAGCTGGGGCAAGCAGCTGGCAGCGCCCAACGATGGAACGAACTAGCTCCCATCATGGAAGCTGAGTCAGCACGGCTGGCGCACCTGGTCGATGACCTTCTCACTCTCTCGCGCAGCGATGAGCGCGGAGGCATGCAGCTGGAGTTTGAGGACGTCGACCTCGACGATGTGGCTTACGGAGAAGTGATGGCGCTGCGTTCGGCTGGCCAAGTGAACGTGGTGTACGACTTGGTGCCCGCGCGCGTAACTGGTGCCCAGGATGCTTTGGCCCGGGCAGTGCGCAACCTGTCCACAAACGCTACTCGCGCCGCAAAATCTCGCGTACGTATCTCAACCTCCATTGATGGCCAGTGGGCGCTGCTGGCGGTCGAAGACAATGGCCAAGGGGTGCCCGAAAGCGAACGCGAACGAATATTCGACCGGTTTGTGCGATTGGATGAAGCACGGCATCGAGACGCTGGCGGCTCAGGGCTAGGGCTGCCAATCGTCTCAGAAATAATCCGAGCTCATTCGGGCACAGTAAAAGTGGACTCCTCGCCTTCGCTAGGAGGAGCCAGATTCACTCTCCGGATTCCGTTGCAGACGTAA
- a CDS encoding SAM-dependent methyltransferase, with amino-acid sequence MTITPDFEDVYRNDPDPWDVATSWYERRRTQLILAMLRQERYGLVWDAACGTGHLARELMGRAQRLVCTDIAGRACALTAAQVQQAGDCSTVCVVERSGLPQVPSALGGRVPDLVVLSEVLYYLDAGERAATWEMLDRVCGPCTDIVAVHWAPRPEDSHLSGAAVQRELNAFLGHRGWWRLVTHTDMEFVAVLWSQDAPQSIGR; translated from the coding sequence GTGACGATCACTCCGGATTTTGAGGACGTCTATCGGAACGATCCTGACCCGTGGGATGTGGCTACGAGTTGGTATGAGCGGCGGCGGACGCAGCTGATTTTGGCGATGCTGCGTCAGGAGCGGTATGGGCTGGTGTGGGATGCGGCGTGTGGGACGGGGCATCTGGCTCGTGAGCTGATGGGGCGGGCGCAGCGTTTGGTGTGTACCGATATTGCTGGGCGGGCGTGTGCTTTGACTGCTGCGCAGGTGCAGCAGGCTGGTGACTGCTCGACGGTGTGTGTGGTGGAGCGTTCTGGGTTGCCGCAGGTGCCTTCGGCGTTGGGTGGGCGGGTGCCTGATCTGGTGGTGTTGAGTGAGGTTTTGTATTACTTAGATGCTGGTGAGCGGGCTGCTACGTGGGAGATGTTGGATCGGGTATGTGGCCCGTGCACCGATATCGTGGCTGTGCATTGGGCGCCGCGTCCTGAGGACAGTCATCTTTCGGGTGCTGCGGTACAGCGAGAGTTGAATGCTTTTTTGGGTCATCGGGGTTGGTGGCGGTTGGTGACGCATACGGATATGGAGTTTGTGGCGGTGTTGTGGTCTCAGGATGCGCCGCAGAGTATTGGCCGGTAG
- a CDS encoding DedA family protein translates to MSRSTPDQQPPERAPYEPMTSMFARPDFSVPHSPKESDKPQDSAPEEMENTPTTLWPQGTKFGRADRICLGLIIGVTVFGLIMMPARPVILTWSPLVIVALTGSRTGLVACGALASTGQAGMPTPLAIALPLVIGVISMVKFTPIYWWAGKLWGDWFITALAGQTERQQKRAARAESLARRYMIPAIGLTYVPFVPIPAAIIHAVLGASGTSLKKFLSVNLVFAAIVQSIYFTMGWYIGEPAVALLDELAKYSLWLALGIFVFIMIGSFRTAARTEKERQNRRSGNATRAAHDDQP, encoded by the coding sequence GTGAGCCGTTCAACGCCCGATCAGCAGCCGCCAGAGCGCGCACCCTATGAACCGATGACCTCGATGTTCGCGCGCCCCGATTTCTCTGTTCCTCACTCTCCCAAGGAGTCTGACAAGCCGCAGGACTCTGCACCAGAAGAGATGGAAAACACACCTACAACTTTGTGGCCCCAGGGAACGAAGTTTGGTCGAGCAGATCGGATCTGCTTGGGACTAATCATTGGTGTCACCGTGTTCGGGTTGATCATGATGCCAGCACGGCCAGTGATTTTGACCTGGTCTCCGCTGGTGATTGTCGCCTTAACTGGATCTCGCACCGGGCTTGTTGCGTGTGGCGCGTTGGCATCGACTGGGCAGGCGGGGATGCCCACTCCCCTGGCGATTGCGCTTCCCTTGGTGATCGGTGTGATCAGTATGGTGAAGTTCACACCTATCTATTGGTGGGCGGGCAAGCTGTGGGGTGACTGGTTCATCACAGCGTTGGCTGGCCAGACAGAGCGTCAACAGAAACGTGCCGCTCGCGCGGAGTCTTTAGCACGCAGGTACATGATTCCGGCAATTGGTTTGACCTACGTTCCCTTCGTCCCGATCCCGGCCGCAATTATTCACGCCGTACTGGGGGCATCGGGCACCTCGCTGAAGAAGTTCTTGAGCGTGAACTTGGTCTTCGCCGCGATTGTGCAGTCGATCTACTTCACTATGGGCTGGTACATCGGCGAACCTGCCGTGGCATTGCTCGATGAACTAGCTAAATACTCGCTGTGGCTGGCACTGGGCATTTTCGTTTTCATCATGATTGGGTCGTTCCGGACAGCAGCTCGGACAGAGAAAGAACGGCAAAACCGCCGCAGCGGGAACGCTACTCGCGCAGCGCATGACGATCAGCCCTGA
- a CDS encoding zinc finger domain-containing protein yields the protein MPASTSGHLFLSPHDLAQRVPCRICAAEIGAPCTDDGALREDPHHSRWIMYQRSIRERPFTATIRSTGDGFTEDEVIIVVTSLEGGHLEVLSEPPAGVTRPSQIPARRVRFQAFVDDSRARTALRHAARRPRIRHTL from the coding sequence ATGCCGGCCAGCACCAGCGGTCATCTTTTCTTGAGTCCGCACGATCTCGCCCAACGCGTACCGTGCCGCATCTGCGCTGCCGAAATTGGAGCCCCCTGCACCGACGACGGCGCCCTTCGTGAGGACCCTCACCACTCCCGCTGGATCATGTACCAGCGATCCATCCGCGAGCGCCCTTTCACCGCCACCATTCGCAGCACCGGAGATGGGTTCACCGAAGACGAAGTCATCATTGTGGTGACCAGTCTTGAAGGGGGTCATTTGGAGGTGCTCAGTGAGCCTCCTGCTGGGGTAACTCGCCCTAGTCAGATTCCTGCGCGCCGTGTGCGCTTCCAGGCTTTCGTTGATGACTCTCGTGCGCGCACCGCGCTACGTCACGCTGCGCGCCGTCCTCGCATCCGTCACACTCTCTAG